A single region of the Plantactinospora soyae genome encodes:
- a CDS encoding serine protein kinase RIO translates to MPTRDDDDYRTSARPRGGRTARRFDDDEPRLLKRTRHATATAFDTNADTDRPNDGDRWSSWDQAVHGPAPHPDWLVTELAATDTELGVLKTGKEADVHLVRRGVPGTDRSCLLAAKRYRDPEHRLFHRDAGYLEGRRVRRSRENRAMEGRTAFGRQMIAGQWAAAEFAALSRLWQVGSEFGSIAVPYPVQLLGTELMLEFVGDPVEGLAAPRLAQLRPDPVPLRQLWDQLVDALVVLARAGLAHGDLSPYNLLVHDGRLVLIDLPQVVDVVANPSGREFLTRDVRVVATWFVARGLPADLVDPGVLTEQLLREAGMR, encoded by the coding sequence GTGCCAACACGCGATGACGACGATTACCGCACCTCCGCCCGCCCTCGTGGCGGCCGTACCGCTCGCCGCTTCGACGACGACGAGCCGCGACTACTGAAACGAACGCGGCACGCCACGGCGACCGCCTTCGACACCAACGCCGACACCGACCGCCCGAACGACGGCGACCGCTGGTCGAGCTGGGACCAGGCGGTGCACGGGCCGGCGCCGCATCCCGACTGGCTGGTCACCGAGCTGGCCGCCACCGACACCGAGTTGGGCGTGCTCAAGACCGGCAAGGAAGCCGACGTGCACCTGGTTCGGCGCGGTGTGCCGGGCACCGACCGGAGCTGCCTGCTGGCGGCCAAGCGCTACCGCGATCCGGAGCACCGGCTCTTCCACCGGGACGCCGGCTACCTGGAGGGCCGTCGGGTACGCCGGTCCCGGGAGAACCGGGCGATGGAGGGGCGTACGGCGTTCGGCCGGCAGATGATCGCCGGTCAGTGGGCGGCGGCCGAGTTCGCCGCGTTGTCCCGGCTCTGGCAGGTGGGGTCCGAGTTCGGCAGCATCGCCGTGCCGTACCCGGTGCAGCTGCTCGGCACCGAACTGATGCTGGAGTTCGTCGGGGACCCGGTCGAGGGTCTGGCCGCCCCCCGGCTGGCCCAGCTCCGGCCCGATCCGGTGCCGCTCCGGCAGCTCTGGGACCAGCTCGTCGACGCGCTGGTCGTACTGGCCCGGGCGGGGCTGGCCCATGGTGACCTGTCGCCGTACAACCTGTTGGTGCACGACGGTCGGCTGGTGCTGATCGACCTGCCGCAGGTGGTGGACGTGGTGGCCAACCCGAGCGGACGGGAGTTCCTGACCCGGGACGTACGGGTGGTCGCCACCTGGTTCGTGGCGCGGGGCCTGCCCGCCGACCTGGTCGACCCGGGCGTGCTGACGGAGCAGTTGTTGCGGGAGGCGGGGATGCGCTGA
- a CDS encoding HAD family hydrolase has product MPLLLLDLDNTLLDRAGPFRTWAQGFLAEIGAPESDLDWLLSVDADGLTNRWDVADAIRDRYGLRIPSIDLVEALHEGVMEFIRLDPLIACALRIADDAGWVPVAVTNGAARQQELKIRNTGLDRYLADWVISEEVGVSKPNPRIFALAAERARMRLRGAWMVGDSPEADIGGAAAVGLPSVWLHRGRRWMERRYAPTKTVDGLIAAVATVLAA; this is encoded by the coding sequence GTGCCGCTGTTGCTCCTCGATCTGGACAACACCCTGCTCGACCGGGCCGGTCCGTTCCGCACCTGGGCGCAGGGCTTCCTGGCCGAGATCGGAGCGCCGGAAAGCGACCTCGACTGGCTGCTGTCCGTGGACGCGGACGGCCTGACCAACCGATGGGACGTGGCCGACGCCATCCGGGACCGGTACGGGCTCCGGATTCCCTCCATCGACCTGGTCGAGGCGCTGCACGAGGGCGTGATGGAGTTCATCCGGCTCGACCCGCTGATCGCGTGCGCGTTACGGATCGCCGACGACGCCGGCTGGGTGCCGGTGGCGGTCACCAACGGGGCGGCCCGGCAGCAGGAGCTGAAGATCAGGAACACCGGTCTGGACCGCTATCTCGCGGACTGGGTGATCTCCGAGGAGGTCGGCGTCAGCAAGCCGAATCCGAGGATCTTCGCGCTCGCCGCCGAGCGGGCCCGGATGCGGCTGCGCGGCGCCTGGATGGTGGGTGACAGCCCCGAGGCCGACATCGGCGGCGCCGCGGCGGTCGGCCTGCCGAGCGTGTGGCTGCACCGGGGCCGTCGCTGGATGGAGCGCCGGTACGCCCCGACCAAGACCGTGGACGGGCTGATCGCGGCGGTCGCCACGGTGCTCGCCGCGTAA
- a CDS encoding carbon-nitrogen hydrolase family protein: MTHATSGPPQHHDPSFSAGDLPVAPLSVAAVQAEPVPGDVAGNAVLAARLVERAARAGARLVVLPELFLPAYHPPALRDDPAGTDVAADDRQVVSDPRLDPLRAVARDREAVVLVGAAVRQPDGRRTCSALVVDRSGRVAAGYAKQHLWGPDENALFSPGERGATLLVDGWRFGLGVCYDGCFPEHGRAAAMGGAHGYLCPSGYLVGSEHRRDLYYPARALDNTMYVVFANAVGGAAPWRFNGGAAVYDPEGRPLGRAGDDGEAVVVARLDPVELRRVRDAHRMLADRRAYQGGVRLLLTG, encoded by the coding sequence GTGACGCATGCCACTTCCGGGCCGCCGCAACATCATGATCCGTCCTTCTCCGCTGGCGACCTGCCGGTGGCACCGCTGTCGGTCGCCGCCGTCCAGGCCGAGCCGGTACCGGGCGACGTCGCCGGCAACGCGGTGCTGGCGGCCCGGCTGGTCGAGCGGGCCGCCCGGGCAGGGGCCCGGCTGGTCGTACTTCCCGAGTTGTTCCTGCCGGCGTACCACCCGCCGGCACTGCGCGACGACCCGGCCGGTACCGACGTGGCCGCCGACGACCGGCAGGTCGTGTCGGACCCCCGGCTCGACCCGCTGCGCGCGGTCGCCCGGGACCGGGAGGCGGTCGTACTGGTCGGCGCGGCGGTACGGCAGCCGGACGGCCGGCGTACCTGCTCGGCGCTGGTGGTGGACCGGTCGGGCCGGGTGGCGGCCGGGTACGCCAAGCAGCACCTCTGGGGGCCGGACGAGAACGCCCTGTTCAGTCCCGGAGAACGCGGCGCGACGCTGCTGGTCGACGGATGGCGGTTCGGTCTCGGCGTCTGTTACGACGGCTGCTTCCCGGAACACGGTCGGGCGGCGGCAATGGGCGGAGCACACGGCTACCTCTGCCCCAGCGGTTACCTGGTCGGCTCGGAGCACCGCCGGGACCTCTACTACCCGGCCCGCGCCCTCGACAACACCATGTACGTCGTCTTCGCCAACGCCGTGGGCGGGGCGGCACCGTGGCGGTTCAACGGTGGCGCGGCGGTCTACGATCCGGAGGGCCGGCCACTGGGTCGGGCCGGGGACGACGGCGAGGCGGTGGTGGTGGCCCGACTCGATCCGGTGGAACTGCGCCGGGTCCGGGACGCGCACCGGATGCTCGCCGACCGACGGGCCTATCAGGGTGGGGTACGCCTGCTGTTGACCGGCTGA
- a CDS encoding thioesterase family protein produces MPDAFYLPTDDPGRFVATPHTQGPWNADLQHAGPPSALLARAVDEVATSVDGPAQVTRLTVEILGAVPVGEVTVRAALARPGRSVELVEAELSAAGRPVLRARVWRIRRTPVDLPTGAITAPVPPPPRPASASEVSEPRWQTGYLRAIEWRFVEGHFERPGPASVWARQRVPLVAGEEPSPLQRTVLLADSGNGLSRLLEMADWWFINTELTVHLHRRPHGEWIFVRAATTLDPHGSGLAETVLSDATGRVGRGAQALMVGRRAD; encoded by the coding sequence GTGCCCGACGCGTTCTATCTGCCCACCGATGATCCCGGGCGATTCGTCGCCACCCCGCACACGCAGGGTCCGTGGAATGCCGACCTGCAGCACGCGGGGCCGCCGTCCGCCCTGCTGGCCCGCGCCGTGGATGAGGTCGCCACCTCGGTCGACGGACCAGCCCAGGTCACCCGGCTGACGGTGGAGATCCTCGGCGCGGTGCCGGTCGGCGAGGTCACCGTCCGGGCCGCCCTGGCCCGGCCCGGACGCTCGGTCGAACTGGTCGAGGCGGAACTCTCCGCCGCCGGACGACCGGTGCTGCGGGCCCGGGTCTGGCGGATCCGCCGCACCCCGGTCGACCTGCCGACCGGGGCGATCACCGCGCCGGTGCCGCCGCCACCCCGGCCGGCGTCGGCGTCGGAGGTCAGCGAGCCCCGCTGGCAGACCGGATATCTGCGGGCGATCGAGTGGCGGTTCGTCGAGGGGCACTTCGAGCGACCGGGTCCGGCCTCCGTCTGGGCGCGGCAGCGGGTGCCGCTGGTGGCCGGCGAGGAGCCGAGCCCGCTGCAACGCACCGTGCTGCTCGCCGACTCGGGGAACGGACTGAGCCGGCTGCTGGAGATGGCGGACTGGTGGTTCATCAACACCGAACTCACCGTGCACCTGCATCGCCGGCCACACGGGGAGTGGATCTTCGTCCGGGCCGCGACGACGCTGGACCCGCACGGGTCGGGGCTGGCCGAGACGGTGCTCTCGGATGCCACCGGTCGGGTGGGCCGGGGCGCCCAGGCCCTGATGGTGGGCCGACGCGCCGACTGA
- a CDS encoding TetR/AcrR family transcriptional regulator, with product MPRVSQNQLDARRQEILGAARACFARHGYEGATVRRLEEATGLSRGAIFHHFRDKDSLFLAVAEDDAAAMVETVARNGLVQVMRDLLDGATSPDTTGWLGSQLEVSRRLRTDPAFAKRWAERSASLAEATRERLARQRDAGVLRDDVPIETLARFLELAYDGLVLQLAMARPAGDLGAVLDLVEEAVRRPGR from the coding sequence GTGCCCAGGGTAAGTCAGAACCAGCTCGACGCCCGCCGTCAGGAGATTCTCGGCGCGGCACGGGCCTGCTTCGCCCGGCACGGCTACGAGGGCGCCACCGTGCGCCGGCTCGAAGAGGCGACCGGGCTGTCCCGGGGAGCCATCTTCCACCACTTCCGCGACAAGGACTCGCTCTTCCTCGCGGTCGCCGAGGACGACGCCGCCGCCATGGTCGAGACGGTGGCCCGCAACGGTCTGGTCCAGGTGATGCGGGATCTGCTCGACGGCGCCACCTCACCGGACACCACCGGCTGGTTGGGCAGCCAGCTCGAGGTGTCCCGGCGGCTCCGCACCGATCCCGCGTTCGCCAAGCGCTGGGCCGAACGCTCGGCGAGCCTGGCGGAGGCGACCCGGGAACGGCTGGCCCGGCAGCGCGACGCCGGAGTGCTGCGCGACGACGTACCCATCGAGACGCTGGCCCGGTTCCTGGAGCTGGCCTACGACGGGCTGGTGCTCCAGTTGGCCATGGCCCGGCCGGCCGGCGACCTCGGCGCGGTCCTCGACCTCGTCGAGGAGGCGGTGCGGCGGCCGGGCCGCTGA
- a CDS encoding DUF692 domain-containing protein has translation MIPDDYGVGIGWRPEIAGFVAELPGLRFVEVVAESVPATGPPPPALAALRDRGVAVVPHGVRLSLGGAEPVEPARVSHFARVAELLDAPLASEHIAFVRAGGVEAGHLLPLPRTREAVDAVVANVTRVQAELTVPLALEPIAALFDWPDDELDEAQFLGEILDRTGALLLLDIANVYANAHNRGTDPLDLLDRLPLDRIGYVHVAGGAAHDGIYHDTHTDPVPDAVLELVAELSARHRPPALLLERDGHYPPAAALRAELDAIAAASGHPRVT, from the coding sequence ATGATTCCGGACGACTACGGCGTGGGCATCGGCTGGCGACCCGAGATCGCCGGCTTCGTCGCCGAACTACCCGGGCTGCGATTCGTCGAGGTGGTCGCCGAGTCGGTACCCGCCACCGGGCCACCCCCACCGGCGCTGGCCGCACTACGCGACCGGGGCGTCGCCGTCGTGCCGCACGGCGTACGGCTCTCCCTCGGTGGAGCCGAACCGGTCGAGCCGGCGCGGGTCAGCCACTTCGCCCGGGTCGCCGAACTGCTGGACGCGCCCCTGGCCAGCGAACACATCGCGTTCGTCCGGGCCGGCGGGGTCGAGGCGGGTCATCTGCTGCCGCTGCCGCGTACCCGGGAAGCGGTGGACGCGGTGGTCGCGAACGTCACCCGGGTCCAGGCCGAGCTGACCGTACCGCTCGCGCTGGAGCCGATCGCCGCGTTGTTCGACTGGCCGGACGACGAACTCGACGAGGCCCAGTTCCTCGGCGAGATCCTCGACCGGACCGGTGCACTGCTGCTGCTCGACATCGCCAACGTCTACGCCAACGCCCACAACCGGGGTACCGATCCGCTCGACCTGCTCGACCGGCTACCGCTGGACCGGATCGGGTACGTACACGTCGCCGGTGGTGCCGCGCACGACGGGATCTACCACGACACGCACACCGATCCGGTGCCGGACGCGGTGCTCGAACTGGTCGCCGAACTCTCCGCCCGACACCGGCCACCGGCACTGCTGCTGGAACGGGACGGCCACTATCCACCGGCTGCGGCCCTGCGTGCTGAACTCGACGCGATCGCCGCCGCCTCCGGCCACCCCCGGGTGACATGA
- a CDS encoding SDR family oxidoreductase, which yields MDLGLADRVYVLTGASKGLGFATAQSLVADGARVVVSARDADQVAEAVRQLGDEERAVGLCADLTDPDTPARLVDTAMARFGRLDGALVSVGGPPRASAGQATDEQWRNAFETIFLGTLRTARTIAAALPDGGAIGLVLSNSVRAPIPGLGISNGLRPGLAGAAKDMADEYGPRGVRVVSLLPGRILTDRNRELFAATGDPERARAAAEAEIPLRRIGDPAEFGRVAAFVLSPAASYLTGVAIPIDGGALRAL from the coding sequence ATGGATCTCGGACTCGCGGACCGGGTGTACGTGTTGACCGGCGCGTCGAAAGGACTCGGCTTCGCCACCGCACAGTCTCTGGTGGCCGACGGCGCCCGGGTGGTCGTCTCGGCCCGGGACGCCGATCAGGTGGCCGAGGCGGTGCGCCAGCTCGGCGACGAGGAACGGGCGGTGGGCCTCTGCGCCGACCTGACCGATCCCGACACCCCGGCCCGGCTGGTCGACACCGCCATGGCCCGGTTCGGCCGGCTCGACGGCGCACTCGTCTCGGTCGGCGGTCCGCCCCGGGCCAGCGCCGGACAGGCAACCGACGAGCAGTGGCGGAACGCGTTCGAGACGATCTTCCTCGGCACGCTGCGGACCGCCCGTACCATCGCGGCGGCGCTGCCCGACGGTGGCGCCATCGGCCTGGTGCTCTCCAACTCGGTCCGGGCCCCGATCCCGGGCCTCGGCATCTCGAACGGCCTGCGCCCGGGGCTCGCCGGTGCCGCCAAGGACATGGCCGACGAGTACGGCCCCCGGGGCGTACGCGTCGTCAGCCTGCTGCCGGGGCGGATCCTCACCGACCGCAACCGGGAACTCTTCGCCGCCACCGGTGACCCGGAGCGGGCCCGCGCCGCCGCGGAGGCGGAGATCCCGCTGCGCCGGATCGGCGACCCGGCGGAGTTCGGCCGGGTCGCCGCCTTCGTCCTCTCCCCCGCCGCCAGCTACCTGACCGGTGTCGCCATTCCGATCGACGGCGGCGCGCTCCGGGCCCTGTGA
- the mug gene encoding G/U mismatch-specific DNA glycosylase — protein sequence MASLTAAGGTGSVRPGAVGPRKLPRPTPAELAAAADLLLPDLIGPDLDVLFCGINPGLYSAATARHFARPGNRFWPALHRGGFTPHLVDPADQAELLGYGLGITNLADRASARADELTRDELAEGGRRLVDKIRRHRPRWVAVLGITAYRIAFDRRTALLGRQDGTLGGAEVWVLPNPSGLNAHFTPDALAAEFAALRAAVGGPVSRRRSPRSRPANR from the coding sequence ATGGCATCGCTGACCGCAGCCGGCGGCACCGGATCGGTCCGGCCGGGCGCGGTCGGCCCACGGAAGCTGCCCCGCCCGACTCCGGCCGAGCTGGCCGCGGCGGCCGACCTGCTGCTACCGGACCTGATCGGCCCGGATCTGGACGTACTCTTCTGCGGAATCAACCCCGGGCTCTACTCCGCCGCGACCGCGCGGCACTTCGCCCGCCCCGGGAACCGCTTCTGGCCGGCCCTGCACCGCGGCGGATTCACCCCGCACCTGGTCGACCCCGCCGACCAGGCGGAGCTGCTCGGGTACGGGCTGGGCATCACGAACCTGGCGGACCGGGCCAGCGCCCGGGCCGACGAGCTGACCCGGGACGAACTCGCCGAGGGCGGTCGCCGGTTGGTCGACAAGATCCGGCGTCACCGGCCCCGCTGGGTGGCCGTACTCGGCATCACCGCGTACCGGATCGCATTCGACCGGCGGACGGCGCTGCTCGGCCGGCAGGACGGGACGCTCGGTGGCGCCGAAGTCTGGGTACTGCCGAACCCGAGCGGACTGAACGCGCACTTCACGCCGGACGCACTGGCCGCCGAGTTCGCGGCCCTACGGGCGGCGGTGGGCGGGCCGGTCAGCCGGCGGCGCTCACCTCGATCTCGACCGGCCAACCGCTGA
- a CDS encoding ABC transporter ATP-binding protein, with amino-acid sequence MGSGGGMGGWGMLRSLRNGDEVTAHRVTRRGVRRIVEFARPYRRDIGVFLVTVVFAAIIGVATPVLAGDVINAISGGKSDAGRLVIILALVIAGLAVVDALLSLAQRWYSARIGEGIILDLRTRVYDHVQRMPLQFFTRTQTGALVSRINNDVTGAQRAFTSTLSGVVSNIIQLVLTAGVMFTLSWQITALSLVLLPIFIIPARRVGKRLAEITRESYDLDAKMNATMTERFGVAGALLVKLFGRPDVEARRFGDRAERVRDIGIQSAMYSRTFFVAMLLVASLAQALTYGLGGWLAVRGNVSAGTVVTLALLLTRLYGPLTALSNVRVDVMSALVSFDRVFEVLDLTPSIAEKPDAVAIPRGAGRLEFRDVRFRYPTAAEVSLASLEDVAALDRTVNEPVLRGVSFTVEPGQMVALVGPSGAGKSTTSMLVSRVYDVTDGEVRVGGVDVRNATADSLRDTIGVVTQDSHLFHETIAENLRYAKPDASDDELWAALRGAQVEELVRELPDGLDTMVGERGYRFSGGEKQRIAIARLLLKAPSIVILDEATAHLDSESEAAVQRALSVALSGRTALVIAHRLSTVREADQILVMDHGRIVERGRHDELVAVGGLYAELYRTQFAVADSPAPYVDAVGPEPMITVPRPDYDPV; translated from the coding sequence ATGGGCTCCGGTGGCGGCATGGGCGGTTGGGGCATGCTGCGATCGCTCCGCAACGGCGACGAGGTCACCGCCCACCGGGTCACCCGGCGCGGCGTCCGACGGATCGTCGAGTTCGCCCGTCCCTACCGGCGCGACATCGGGGTGTTCCTGGTCACCGTGGTCTTCGCCGCGATCATCGGGGTGGCGACCCCGGTGCTGGCCGGCGACGTCATCAACGCCATCTCCGGGGGCAAGTCGGACGCGGGCCGCCTGGTCATCATTCTGGCCCTGGTGATCGCCGGCCTCGCGGTGGTGGACGCGCTGCTCTCGCTGGCCCAGCGCTGGTACTCGGCCCGGATCGGCGAAGGGATCATCCTCGACCTGCGGACCCGGGTCTACGACCACGTCCAGCGGATGCCCCTGCAGTTCTTCACCCGGACCCAGACCGGTGCACTGGTCAGCCGGATCAACAACGACGTGACGGGCGCCCAACGGGCCTTCACCAGCACCCTGTCCGGGGTGGTCAGCAACATCATCCAACTGGTGCTCACCGCCGGCGTCATGTTCACGCTCTCCTGGCAGATCACCGCGCTCTCCCTGGTACTGCTGCCGATCTTCATCATTCCGGCCCGGCGGGTCGGCAAGCGCCTGGCGGAGATCACCCGGGAGTCGTACGACCTCGACGCGAAGATGAACGCGACCATGACCGAGCGGTTCGGGGTGGCCGGCGCGCTGCTGGTCAAGCTCTTCGGCCGGCCGGACGTCGAGGCACGCCGGTTCGGGGACCGGGCCGAACGGGTCCGCGACATCGGCATCCAGTCCGCGATGTACTCCCGGACCTTCTTCGTCGCGATGCTGCTTGTCGCCTCGCTGGCCCAGGCGCTGACCTACGGCCTCGGCGGCTGGCTCGCGGTACGCGGCAACGTGAGCGCCGGCACGGTGGTCACCCTCGCCCTGCTGCTGACCCGCCTCTACGGTCCGCTGACCGCGCTGTCGAACGTCCGGGTCGACGTGATGAGCGCACTGGTCTCCTTCGACCGGGTCTTCGAGGTGCTCGACCTCACCCCGTCCATCGCGGAGAAGCCGGACGCCGTCGCCATCCCGCGCGGCGCGGGCCGACTGGAGTTCCGGGACGTTCGGTTCCGCTACCCGACCGCCGCCGAGGTGTCGCTCGCCTCGCTGGAGGACGTCGCCGCCCTGGACCGGACGGTCAACGAGCCAGTGCTGCGCGGGGTCTCGTTCACCGTCGAGCCGGGGCAGATGGTGGCGCTGGTCGGACCGTCCGGCGCCGGCAAGTCCACCACCTCGATGCTGGTCTCCCGGGTCTACGACGTGACCGACGGAGAGGTCCGGGTCGGCGGGGTGGACGTCCGGAACGCCACCGCGGACTCGCTGCGCGACACGATCGGTGTGGTGACCCAGGATTCGCACCTGTTCCACGAGACGATCGCGGAGAACCTCCGGTACGCCAAACCGGACGCGAGCGACGACGAACTCTGGGCGGCGTTGCGCGGTGCACAGGTCGAGGAACTGGTCCGGGAACTGCCGGACGGGCTCGACACCATGGTCGGCGAACGCGGCTACCGGTTCTCCGGTGGCGAGAAGCAGCGGATCGCGATCGCCCGGCTGCTGCTCAAGGCCCCGTCGATCGTGATCCTCGACGAGGCCACCGCACACCTGGACTCCGAGTCGGAGGCGGCGGTGCAGCGGGCGCTCTCGGTGGCGTTGAGCGGCCGTACCGCACTGGTCATCGCGCACCGGCTGTCGACCGTACGGGAGGCGGACCAGATCCTGGTCATGGATCACGGGCGGATCGTCGAGCGTGGCCGGCACGACGAGTTGGTGGCCGTCGGCGGCCTGTACGCCGAGTTGTACCGGACGCAGTTCGCCGTCGCCGACTCTCCGGCCCCGTACGTCGACGCGGTCGGCCCCGAACCGATGATCACGGTGCCGCGTCCCGACTACGACCCGGTCTGA
- a CDS encoding enoyl-CoA hydratase/isomerase family protein — translation MTVGVRLNCDGPVATVTLCRPDVLNAQTPEMWRAMYDFSRDLPGDVRVVVVRGEGRAFSAGLDLSVVNDPAAENSLAVLAALSPEECADRIAGFQAGFTWLHRPDLLSIAAVQGHAIGAGFQLALACDLRVLTDDARFSMAEVALGLVPDLAGTKRLVDLVGYARALEICVTGRRIDAVEAERLGLATVVVPPTELDAAVEDLVGAILAGNRNAVVEIKALLAGAAGRSPADQQRAEREAQARRFRDLVGAGE, via the coding sequence GTGACCGTCGGCGTACGACTGAATTGCGACGGGCCGGTCGCGACAGTGACGTTGTGCCGGCCCGACGTACTCAACGCACAGACGCCCGAGATGTGGCGGGCGATGTATGACTTCTCCCGGGATCTCCCAGGCGACGTACGGGTCGTGGTGGTGCGGGGCGAGGGTCGAGCCTTTTCCGCTGGGCTCGACCTGTCGGTGGTCAACGACCCGGCTGCGGAGAACTCGCTGGCGGTGCTGGCTGCGCTGTCACCGGAGGAGTGTGCCGATCGCATTGCCGGATTCCAGGCTGGATTCACCTGGCTGCACCGCCCCGATCTTCTCTCGATCGCGGCGGTGCAGGGCCATGCGATCGGCGCGGGTTTCCAACTCGCGCTTGCCTGCGATCTCCGGGTGCTGACCGACGACGCCAGGTTCTCGATGGCCGAGGTCGCCCTCGGCCTGGTGCCCGACCTCGCCGGTACGAAGCGTCTGGTGGACCTGGTCGGATACGCCCGGGCCCTGGAGATCTGCGTCACCGGTCGGCGGATCGACGCGGTCGAGGCCGAACGGCTCGGCCTGGCGACCGTGGTCGTACCGCCGACCGAACTCGACGCGGCGGTCGAGGATCTCGTCGGGGCGATCCTGGCCGGCAACCGGAACGCGGTGGTGGAGATCAAGGCCCTGCTGGCCGGCGCGGCCGGCCGCTCCCCGGCGGACCAGCAGCGGGCCGAGCGCGAGGCGCAGGCCCGCCGCTTCCGTGATCTTGTCGGGGCCGGTGAATAG
- a CDS encoding helix-turn-helix domain-containing protein gives MAATGTATSTEKGRRIVGAERQTLAKDLVKRYTSGESIRALAASTGRSYGFIHRVLTESGVQLRQRGGARRRKKA, from the coding sequence ATGGCAGCCACTGGCACAGCCACCAGCACTGAGAAGGGTCGCCGGATCGTCGGAGCCGAGCGCCAGACGCTCGCCAAGGACCTGGTCAAGCGGTATACCTCCGGCGAAAGCATCCGCGCCCTGGCGGCCTCGACCGGCCGTTCCTACGGGTTCATCCACCGGGTGCTCACCGAGTCTGGTGTACAGCTTCGTCAGCGTGGCGGCGCTCGTCGTCGTAAGAAGGCGTGA
- a CDS encoding cadmium resistance transporter: MADQVGILASAVAIFAGTNIDDIVVLTVLFVTSRTAGRPRTWQIVVGQYGGIGVLVAASLAGAAGLLVVPDPWTGLLGLLPLALGVRALLRRTDDDPDTPKVVTGALGVAGVTIANGADNIAVYVPVFRALGPAEVGTYLLVFVGLIALWCAAAAWLGGHRRVIRLVGRVGHWLVPVVFIGIGLVILVGSGVLGRLTGLG; encoded by the coding sequence GTGGCAGATCAAGTCGGCATCCTGGCAAGCGCGGTGGCCATCTTCGCCGGCACCAACATCGACGACATTGTCGTACTCACGGTCCTCTTCGTGACCTCGCGCACGGCGGGCCGCCCGCGAACCTGGCAGATCGTCGTCGGTCAGTACGGCGGAATCGGGGTTCTGGTGGCCGCCAGCCTGGCGGGAGCGGCCGGGCTGCTGGTGGTGCCGGACCCGTGGACCGGCCTTCTCGGGTTGCTGCCGCTGGCGCTCGGCGTACGGGCCCTGCTGCGCCGGACCGACGACGACCCGGACACCCCGAAGGTGGTCACCGGGGCGCTCGGGGTGGCCGGGGTGACGATCGCCAACGGCGCGGACAACATCGCCGTCTACGTACCGGTGTTCCGGGCCCTCGGTCCGGCCGAGGTCGGAACGTACCTGCTGGTCTTCGTCGGGCTGATCGCGCTCTGGTGCGCGGCGGCCGCCTGGCTGGGCGGCCACCGCCGGGTGATCCGGCTCGTCGGCCGGGTGGGCCACTGGCTCGTGCCGGTGGTCTTCATCGGCATCGGACTGGTCATCCTGGTCGGCTCCGGCGTGCTCGGCCGGCTCACCGGACTCGGCTGA